The following proteins are co-located in the Trichormus variabilis 0441 genome:
- a CDS encoding FeoA family protein, whose product MNALSTVKVGQPQTVVSLRTQDQAVLQKLMAFGILPGSKLVLEQRFPSYIIMVGRTRTALDRETAQCIFVESRN is encoded by the coding sequence ATGAACGCCTTATCAACAGTCAAAGTCGGTCAACCGCAAACGGTAGTAAGTTTACGAACTCAAGATCAAGCAGTACTACAAAAGCTGATGGCATTCGGGATTTTACCGGGGAGCAAGTTGGTGCTAGAGCAACGCTTTCCATCCTATATCATCATGGTTGGCAGAACCCGCACCGCCTTGGATCGAGAAACAGCACAGTGTATTTTTGTGGAATCTCGCAATTGA